In Deinococcus maricopensis DSM 21211, one genomic interval encodes:
- the proB gene encoding glutamate 5-kinase, translating to MSARRVVLKLGTSVLTAGTDRLHRPRLVDLTRQIAALHAEGTQVVLVSSGAVLAGWEALGFPPRTRTLAEKQLLAAVGQGRLMHTYATLADLYGLNVAQVLLTADDFRARARYLNARTTLHGCLERGILPVINENDTVAVEQIKVGDNDTLSAFVANLVEADLLLILTDAPGLYTADPRSHPEATLIPEVPRVDAGIWALAGGAGTHRGTGGMHTKIQAAEIATRAGTPVVIASGDERDALLRVAHGEPIGTRFHAHGAPLEARKRWILAEVASASRITLDAGAATAVRERGSSLLPVGVVDVQGDFERGQTVRVYGPDGHEIARGLTRYRADDLRRVQGRHSGDIAAVLGYEYGPELIHRDDLILL from the coding sequence ATGTCCGCTCGCCGCGTCGTCCTGAAACTCGGAACCAGCGTCCTCACCGCCGGCACGGACCGCCTGCACCGCCCCCGCCTCGTGGACCTCACGCGCCAGATTGCCGCGCTCCACGCTGAAGGCACCCAGGTCGTCCTGGTCAGCAGCGGCGCCGTCCTGGCCGGCTGGGAAGCGCTCGGGTTCCCCCCGCGCACCCGCACCCTCGCCGAAAAGCAGCTGCTCGCCGCCGTCGGCCAGGGCCGCCTGATGCACACCTACGCCACCCTCGCGGACCTGTACGGCCTGAACGTCGCGCAGGTGCTCCTCACCGCCGACGACTTCCGCGCCCGCGCCCGCTACCTCAACGCCCGCACCACCCTGCACGGCTGCCTGGAACGCGGCATCCTGCCCGTCATCAACGAGAACGACACCGTCGCCGTCGAGCAGATCAAGGTCGGCGACAACGACACCCTCAGCGCCTTCGTCGCGAACCTCGTCGAGGCGGACCTGCTGCTGATCCTCACGGACGCGCCCGGCCTGTACACCGCCGACCCGCGCAGCCACCCCGAAGCGACCCTGATTCCCGAGGTGCCCCGCGTGGACGCGGGCATCTGGGCGCTCGCCGGCGGCGCCGGCACTCACCGCGGGACCGGTGGCATGCACACCAAAATTCAGGCGGCGGAAATCGCCACGCGCGCCGGCACGCCCGTCGTCATCGCCAGCGGCGACGAACGCGACGCCCTGCTGCGCGTCGCGCACGGCGAGCCGATCGGCACTCGCTTCCACGCGCACGGCGCGCCCCTGGAGGCCCGCAAACGCTGGATTCTCGCGGAGGTTGCGTCCGCCAGCCGCATCACCCTCGACGCGGGCGCCGCCACTGCGGTGCGCGAGCGGGGCAGCAGCCTCCTCCCCGTGGGCGTCGTGGACGTGCAGGGCGACTTCGAACGCGGCCAGACGGTGCGCGTGTACGGCCCGGACGGCCACGAAATCGCGCGTGGCCTCACGCGCTACCGCGCCGACGACCTGCGCCGCGTGCAGGGCCGCCACTCCGGCGACATTGCCGCCGTGCTCGGGTACGAGTACGGCCCGGAGCTGATTCACCGTGACGACCTGATTCTGCTCTAA
- a CDS encoding DEAD/DEAH box helicase — protein MSLKVPSLPKLLPSAPAGNVLLLPQVARAALFAAHDGPAVLLTTADRLDTYRDAGALGAPVSVNPGLRDWGARRDHVILDVNTALDLFPANPEDHALALRVGGHYPREALLSKLERLGYTRLDAQDDGSGYVLRGDTLELRPEGEERPVRAEFFGDELDALRRVLDGGATEKIETFTLAPAEGYLSDEAWTATRLDLLLGGRVFLDSPEFFPTALGPLVSELWSKLEGREVTSFGRSPLTLTDFPSDLKPLSFYRARLGEFAEDVRQWRDAGYRILVLVRHDRTASYLADKLLDTNTVHWLSVPRVNPGDIGFLRARGEGGFVLEQERVVVITEDLIYGFQGGSALRSKKLHGKPVTDALGLHVGDYLIHPEHGIGQFLGLESRTVLGVARDYLHLEYRSGAKLYLPIELLPVLRRHPGTTDDPPNLSSLDKKDWAKAREKARKNAEKVAAKLLVQYAARQVTPGYAFTPMPEWDQQIEENFPFELTADQVTALKETYRDLEADHPMDRLIAGDVGFGKTEVALRAAHRVVGHGKQVAILVPTTLLAEQHTSTFVERFKNLPVRVEGISRFTSTRQANAILADLAQGKVDVIIGTHRLLSDDIQFKNLGLIIVDEEHRFGVNQKEKLKALQNLPELDKNGAPKKGKRALPEDAVAVDVLSLSATPIPRTLYMSMVGLRDMSSIQTPPKGRKPIQTVLAPFDPMTVRNAIVSEIDRNGKVFYIHDRVASIGARSLYLRTLVPEARVGVAHGQMNEEELEEIMLGFEEGAFDVLLATTIVETGLDIPEANTILIERSDRLGLAQLYQLRGRVGRRSVDAYAYLFYPPRLTENASRRLWAIADLQDLGTGHKLAEKDMEIRGVGNILGEEQHGQVQAVSIEVYTELLAEAVAKLKGEPLKEAPTVSVDLPVNARLTPEYFGNDEEARIATYGRLSDARTLQAVTRIERDLRKQFGPPTPEIQNFIDLAKLRMTALARRVLSIGDSMTHLQVTFTYQALDYDAPGLRKFPHRTEVTTYPPAVRLDKRNLKPDEYARTLMELLSYFG, from the coding sequence GTGTCGCTGAAGGTCCCGTCCCTGCCGAAACTCCTGCCGTCCGCTCCTGCCGGCAACGTCCTGCTGCTGCCGCAAGTGGCGCGCGCCGCCCTGTTCGCCGCGCACGACGGCCCGGCGGTGCTGCTGACCACCGCGGACCGCCTGGACACCTACCGTGACGCCGGCGCCCTCGGCGCGCCCGTGAGCGTCAACCCGGGCCTGCGCGACTGGGGCGCGCGCCGCGACCACGTCATCCTCGACGTGAACACCGCCCTCGACCTGTTCCCCGCCAACCCCGAGGACCACGCCCTCGCGCTGCGCGTGGGCGGTCACTACCCCCGCGAGGCGCTGCTCAGCAAGCTGGAGCGCCTCGGGTACACGCGCCTCGACGCGCAGGACGACGGCAGCGGCTACGTGCTGCGCGGCGACACCCTCGAACTGCGCCCGGAAGGCGAGGAACGCCCGGTCCGTGCGGAATTCTTCGGCGACGAACTCGACGCGCTGCGCCGCGTGCTGGACGGCGGCGCCACCGAGAAGATCGAAACGTTCACGCTCGCGCCCGCCGAAGGGTACCTGAGCGACGAAGCCTGGACGGCCACGCGCCTCGACCTGCTGCTGGGCGGCCGCGTCTTCCTCGACAGCCCCGAGTTCTTCCCGACCGCGCTCGGCCCGCTCGTGAGCGAACTCTGGTCGAAACTGGAAGGCCGCGAGGTCACCAGCTTCGGCCGCAGCCCCCTCACGCTCACGGACTTCCCGTCGGACCTGAAGCCCCTCAGCTTCTACCGCGCGCGCCTGGGCGAGTTCGCCGAGGACGTCCGCCAGTGGCGCGACGCCGGCTACCGCATCCTCGTGCTCGTCCGGCACGACCGCACCGCGTCATACCTCGCCGACAAACTCCTCGACACGAACACCGTCCACTGGCTGAGCGTCCCCCGCGTGAACCCCGGCGACATCGGCTTCCTGCGCGCCCGCGGCGAAGGCGGCTTCGTGCTGGAGCAGGAGCGCGTCGTCGTCATCACCGAGGACCTCATCTACGGCTTCCAGGGCGGCAGCGCCCTGCGCAGCAAGAAACTCCACGGGAAGCCCGTCACGGACGCGCTTGGCCTGCACGTCGGCGACTACCTGATCCACCCGGAGCACGGCATCGGACAGTTCCTCGGCCTGGAGAGCCGCACGGTCCTCGGCGTCGCCCGCGACTACCTGCACCTCGAGTACCGCAGCGGCGCGAAACTGTACCTGCCCATCGAACTGCTGCCCGTGCTGCGCCGCCACCCGGGCACCACCGACGACCCGCCGAACCTCAGCAGCCTCGACAAGAAGGACTGGGCCAAAGCGCGCGAGAAGGCCCGCAAGAACGCCGAGAAGGTCGCCGCGAAACTCCTCGTGCAGTACGCCGCGCGGCAGGTCACGCCCGGGTACGCCTTCACGCCCATGCCAGAGTGGGACCAGCAGATCGAGGAGAACTTCCCGTTCGAACTCACCGCCGACCAGGTCACCGCCCTCAAGGAAACCTACCGTGACCTCGAAGCGGACCACCCCATGGACCGCCTGATCGCCGGGGACGTCGGCTTCGGCAAGACCGAGGTCGCGCTGCGCGCCGCGCACCGCGTCGTCGGACACGGCAAGCAGGTGGCCATTCTCGTGCCCACCACGCTGCTCGCCGAGCAGCACACCAGCACCTTCGTCGAGCGCTTCAAGAACCTGCCCGTGCGCGTCGAAGGCATCAGCCGCTTCACCAGCACCCGGCAGGCGAACGCCATCCTCGCGGACCTCGCGCAGGGCAAAGTGGACGTCATCATCGGCACGCACCGCCTGCTCAGCGACGACATCCAGTTCAAGAACCTCGGGTTGATCATCGTCGACGAGGAGCACCGCTTCGGCGTGAACCAGAAGGAGAAGCTCAAAGCCCTCCAGAACCTCCCGGAACTCGACAAGAACGGCGCGCCCAAAAAAGGCAAACGCGCCCTCCCGGAAGACGCCGTCGCCGTGGACGTCCTCAGCCTGTCCGCCACGCCCATCCCGCGCACGCTGTACATGAGCATGGTCGGGCTGCGCGACATGAGCAGCATCCAGACGCCCCCCAAAGGCCGCAAACCCATCCAGACGGTCCTCGCGCCGTTCGACCCCATGACGGTCCGCAACGCCATCGTCTCGGAAATCGACCGTAACGGCAAAGTCTTCTACATCCACGACCGCGTTGCCAGCATCGGCGCGCGCAGCCTGTACCTCCGCACCCTCGTGCCCGAAGCGCGCGTCGGCGTTGCCCACGGCCAGATGAACGAAGAGGAACTCGAAGAGATCATGCTCGGCTTCGAGGAAGGCGCGTTCGACGTGCTGCTCGCCACCACCATCGTCGAAACCGGCCTCGACATTCCCGAAGCGAACACCATCCTGATCGAACGCAGTGACCGCCTCGGCCTCGCGCAGCTCTACCAGTTGCGCGGCCGCGTCGGCAGACGCAGCGTGGACGCGTACGCGTACCTGTTCTACCCGCCGCGCCTCACCGAAAACGCCAGCCGTCGCCTGTGGGCCATCGCGGACCTCCAGGACCTCGGCACCGGCCACAAACTCGCCGAAAAGGACATGGAAATCCGCGGCGTCGGCAACATCCTCGGCGAAGAGCAGCACGGGCAGGTGCAGGCCGTCAGCATCGAGGTGTACACCGAACTGCTCGCCGAAGCCGTCGCGAAACTCAAAGGCGAACCCCTCAAGGAAGCCCCCACCGTCAGCGTCGACCTGCCCGTCAACGCGCGCCTCACACCCGAGTACTTCGGCAACGACGAGGAAGCCCGCATCGCCACGTACGGCCGCCTCAGCGACGCCCGCACCCTGCAGGCCGTCACGCGCATCGAACGGGACCTGCGTAAGCAGTTCGGGCCGCCCACCCCGGAAATCCAGAACTTCATCGACCTCGCCAAACTCCGCATGACCGCCCTCGCGCGCCGCGTGCTCAGCATCGGCGACAGCATGACGCACCTGCAGGTCACCTTCACGTACCAGGCGCTCGACTACGACGCGCCCGGCCTGCGCAAATTCCCGCACCGCACCGAAGTCACCACCTACCCGCCCGCCGTGCGCCTCGACAAACGCAACCTCAAACCCGACGAGTACGCCCGCACCCTCATGGAACTCCTCAGCTACTTCGGCTGA
- the recG gene encoding ATP-dependent DNA helicase RecG, with protein sequence MATVEELREKLRKPLELELAGGCQNRAVAGGMDRLLMNLARPFPKVREVLRDYAALDETGRADKLREALALLQPEPVTAAPARRAPARVAPPAPSADTQVPPDAPVDRVNFGPQGPKKLRGLGLHTLRDLLHAYPRRHEDRRALPNLVDVEDGQKVTVSGVVVSKNRRTPKPKMLILEVTLEDPYGQRVKCTWFNQPWAEKQLSVGSRLIVTGRAKRFGRSVQIGAEYFEREDDAEGSLSTARIVGVYEAQEGVSQDFLRKAAHTALTSVPLDDYLPGAWRRQYGLTDLADALWGMHFPTDEDHLTRARERLRFDEYLFLELRLLLQGEDGVLLGKRFLADGRDIERFEGSLPFQFTGAQRRVLHEVADDMRSEKQMARLVQGDVGSGKTAVAACALYLAVRDGYQGALMAPTEILARQHFKNLAGYLEPLGVRVGLLIGAMTPKQKAEMQATIANGLIDVVVGTQALIQESVRWANLGLAVIDEEHRFGVLQRRKLLADRPDVLVMSATPIPRSLALTAYGDLELSVIDELPPGRTPIETKLIQDTHRRQAYGFVMRQIREGRQAYVVTSLIEENENLELLAATQLADDLKVILPDARIDLLHGKMSAAEKDEVMDRFRRREFDVLVSTTVIEVGVDVPNATVMVIENAERFGLSQLHQLRGRVGRGSAQSYCVLIAGEHSQKTRKRLKIIEGSTDGFVIAEADLKLRGPGEIRGTRQSGLPDLQLGDIVNDVDVIEDARALAKHILAHDPKLEHPRLTYLRQELQARSAHVAIREVI encoded by the coding sequence ATGGCGACGGTCGAGGAACTCCGCGAGAAACTCAGGAAACCACTGGAACTGGAGCTGGCCGGCGGCTGCCAGAACCGGGCAGTGGCCGGCGGCATGGATCGCCTGCTCATGAACCTCGCGCGGCCCTTCCCGAAAGTCCGCGAGGTGCTGCGCGACTACGCCGCGCTGGACGAAACCGGACGCGCCGACAAGCTGCGCGAGGCGCTCGCGCTGCTGCAACCCGAACCGGTCACGGCCGCCCCGGCACGGCGCGCCCCCGCACGCGTCGCGCCGCCCGCGCCCAGCGCGGACACGCAGGTGCCGCCGGACGCCCCGGTGGACCGGGTGAACTTCGGCCCGCAGGGCCCCAAGAAGCTGCGCGGCCTGGGCCTGCACACCCTACGGGACCTGCTGCACGCGTACCCGCGCCGCCACGAGGACCGCCGCGCCCTGCCGAACCTCGTAGACGTCGAGGACGGCCAGAAGGTCACGGTGTCCGGCGTGGTGGTCAGCAAGAACCGCCGCACGCCCAAACCGAAAATGCTGATTCTGGAGGTGACGCTCGAAGACCCGTACGGGCAGCGCGTGAAGTGCACGTGGTTCAACCAGCCGTGGGCGGAGAAGCAGCTGTCGGTCGGTTCGCGCCTGATCGTCACGGGCCGCGCGAAGCGCTTCGGGCGCAGCGTGCAGATCGGCGCGGAGTACTTCGAGCGGGAGGACGACGCGGAAGGCAGCCTGTCCACGGCGCGCATCGTCGGCGTGTACGAGGCGCAGGAAGGCGTCAGCCAGGACTTCCTGCGCAAGGCGGCGCACACGGCCCTCACGAGCGTGCCGCTCGACGACTACCTGCCGGGCGCGTGGCGTCGCCAGTACGGCCTCACGGACCTTGCGGACGCCCTGTGGGGCATGCACTTCCCCACCGACGAGGACCACCTGACGCGCGCGCGCGAACGCCTGCGCTTCGACGAGTACCTGTTCTTGGAGCTGCGGCTGCTGCTGCAGGGCGAGGACGGCGTGCTGCTCGGCAAGCGTTTCCTCGCGGACGGGCGGGACATCGAGCGGTTCGAGGGCTCGCTGCCGTTCCAGTTCACGGGCGCGCAGCGACGCGTGCTGCACGAGGTCGCGGACGACATGCGCAGCGAGAAGCAGATGGCGCGCCTCGTGCAGGGTGACGTGGGCAGCGGCAAGACGGCGGTGGCGGCGTGCGCGCTGTACCTCGCGGTGCGCGACGGCTACCAGGGCGCCCTGATGGCCCCCACGGAAATCCTCGCGCGGCAGCACTTCAAGAACCTCGCCGGGTACTTGGAGCCGCTCGGCGTGCGCGTGGGCCTGCTGATCGGCGCGATGACGCCGAAGCAGAAAGCGGAGATGCAGGCCACCATCGCCAACGGCCTGATTGACGTGGTGGTCGGCACGCAGGCGCTCATTCAGGAGAGCGTCCGCTGGGCGAACCTGGGCCTCGCGGTCATCGACGAGGAGCACCGCTTCGGGGTGCTGCAGCGGCGCAAGCTGCTCGCGGACCGCCCGGACGTGCTCGTGATGAGCGCCACGCCCATTCCGCGTTCGCTCGCGCTCACGGCGTACGGGGACCTGGAGCTCAGCGTGATCGACGAGCTGCCGCCAGGCCGCACACCCATCGAGACGAAACTCATTCAGGACACGCACCGCCGTCAGGCGTACGGATTCGTGATGCGGCAGATCCGCGAGGGCCGTCAGGCGTACGTGGTGACCAGCCTGATCGAGGAAAACGAGAACCTGGAACTGCTCGCCGCGACGCAACTCGCGGACGACCTGAAAGTCATCCTGCCGGACGCGCGCATCGACCTGCTGCACGGCAAAATGAGCGCCGCCGAGAAGGACGAGGTGATGGACCGCTTCCGCCGCCGCGAGTTCGACGTGCTGGTGAGCACCACGGTAATCGAGGTGGGCGTGGACGTCCCGAACGCGACCGTTATGGTGATCGAGAACGCTGAGCGGTTCGGGCTGTCGCAGCTGCACCAGCTGCGTGGGCGCGTGGGGCGCGGCAGTGCACAGAGCTACTGCGTGCTGATCGCCGGAGAGCACTCGCAGAAGACCCGCAAGCGGCTGAAGATCATTGAAGGCAGTACGGACGGCTTCGTGATCGCCGAGGCGGACCTGAAGCTGCGCGGGCCCGGCGAGATTCGTGGGACGCGCCAGTCGGGCCTGCCGGACCTGCAGCTCGGTGACATCGTGAATGACGTGGACGTCATCGAGGATGCGCGCGCGCTCGCGAAGCACATCCTCGCGCACGACCCGAAGCTGGAGCACCCGCGCCTCACGTATCTGCGGCAGGAGTTGCAGGCGCGCAGCGCGCACGTGGCAATCCGCGAGGTCATCTGA
- a CDS encoding 2-phosphosulfolactate phosphatase, which yields MKLRVDLLPHGAYSDTVLIVDVLRATTTAITYLERGADALLLTASPERALALRGTTGEDGTDVRDDRYLLGGERGGLAIPGFDFGNSPVEANSQNFTGRTVVMNTTNGTGAAHVAGTSGKHVLLASLRNAHAAARRAKALAVEEVAIVCAGTDGRVGMDDVYAAGVLAEYLMAMGEFTVDDGARIALTVRRTVGNPLEALSSSAHGIALDRLGLGEDVRYAAQVSESTTVPVLADTQDIEGALRFVAG from the coding sequence ATGAAGCTGCGCGTGGACCTCCTGCCGCACGGCGCGTACAGCGACACCGTCCTGATCGTGGACGTGCTGCGCGCCACCACCACGGCGATTACGTACCTGGAGCGCGGCGCGGACGCGCTGCTGCTCACCGCCAGCCCCGAGCGGGCGCTCGCGCTGCGCGGCACGACGGGCGAGGACGGCACGGACGTCCGCGACGACCGGTACCTGCTGGGCGGGGAGCGCGGCGGGCTCGCCATTCCAGGCTTTGATTTCGGGAACAGCCCGGTGGAGGCGAACAGCCAGAACTTCACGGGCCGCACGGTCGTCATGAACACCACCAACGGCACGGGCGCGGCGCACGTTGCGGGCACGAGCGGCAAGCATGTGCTCCTCGCGAGCCTGCGCAACGCGCACGCCGCCGCGCGCCGCGCGAAGGCGCTTGCGGTCGAGGAGGTCGCCATCGTGTGTGCCGGCACGGACGGCCGCGTCGGCATGGACGATGTGTACGCCGCCGGCGTGCTCGCGGAGTACCTGATGGCCATGGGCGAATTCACGGTGGATGACGGCGCGCGCATCGCCCTGACAGTGCGCCGCACGGTCGGGAACCCGCTGGAGGCACTGTCGAGCAGCGCGCACGGCATCGCCCTGGACCGCCTCGGCCTCGGCGAGGACGTCCGCTACGCCGCGCAGGTGAGCGAGAGCACCACCGTCCCGGTCCTCGCGGACACGCAGGACATTGAGGGTGCGCTGCGCTTCGTGGCCGGGTAA
- a CDS encoding glutamate-5-semialdehyde dehydrogenase, which translates to MTVEHTPTVRAMGVRARAAARTLRSLGTAEKNAALHDIARELRARAQDILRANADDVEAARTAGLPEHLIDRLTLNAERLDGITRDVENVAGLPDPVGETFDDRTLDNGLHVTRVRVPLGVLGVIYEARPNVTVDVATLALKSGNAVILRGGKETARSNAALVDAIGAALERTGLPADAVQVILDPDRERMRELLRLDDLVDAIIPRGGAGLHRYCVENATVPVIVGGVGVVHLYLDASFTRAPDDADAAVRLIRNAKVQKPSACNALDTLLIHQGALGALPGIVRDLQAHGVDVVADAAARAALDGLTVGAATPGDYGTEFLALKVSVKVVRDLDEALDFIAAHGGHTDVILTRDDAQARRFVQDVDSAAVMVNASPRFNDGAQLGLGAEVAISTQKLHARGPMALAELTTNKWVVRGDGQTRA; encoded by the coding sequence ATGACGGTGGAGCACACCCCGACAGTCCGCGCGATGGGCGTGCGCGCCCGCGCCGCCGCCCGCACGCTCCGCAGCCTCGGCACCGCCGAGAAGAACGCCGCGCTGCACGACATCGCCCGCGAACTGCGCGCCCGCGCGCAGGACATCCTCCGCGCGAACGCGGACGACGTCGAGGCGGCGCGCACGGCGGGCCTGCCGGAGCACCTCATCGACCGCCTCACCCTGAACGCCGAACGGCTTGACGGCATCACCCGCGACGTCGAGAACGTCGCGGGCCTGCCCGACCCGGTGGGGGAGACCTTCGACGACCGCACCCTCGACAACGGACTGCACGTCACGCGCGTGCGCGTCCCCCTCGGGGTGCTCGGCGTGATCTACGAAGCCCGTCCGAACGTCACCGTGGACGTCGCCACGCTCGCCCTCAAGAGCGGCAACGCCGTAATCCTGCGCGGCGGGAAGGAAACGGCGCGCAGCAACGCCGCGCTCGTGGACGCCATCGGCGCGGCCCTCGAACGCACGGGCCTCCCGGCAGACGCCGTGCAGGTCATCCTCGACCCGGACCGCGAACGCATGCGCGAACTGCTGCGTCTCGACGACCTCGTGGACGCCATCATCCCGCGCGGCGGCGCCGGCCTGCACCGCTACTGCGTGGAGAACGCCACCGTGCCCGTCATCGTCGGCGGCGTCGGCGTCGTGCACCTCTACCTCGACGCGTCCTTCACGCGCGCGCCGGACGACGCGGACGCCGCCGTGCGCCTCATCCGCAACGCGAAGGTCCAGAAGCCCAGCGCCTGCAACGCCCTCGACACGCTCCTCATCCACCAAGGCGCGCTCGGCGCGCTGCCCGGCATCGTGCGGGACCTGCAGGCGCACGGCGTGGACGTCGTCGCGGACGCCGCCGCCCGCGCCGCCCTGGACGGCCTGACCGTCGGGGCGGCCACACCCGGCGACTACGGCACGGAATTCCTCGCCCTGAAAGTCAGCGTGAAGGTCGTCCGCGACCTCGACGAAGCCCTCGACTTCATTGCCGCGCACGGCGGGCACACCGACGTGATCCTCACGCGGGACGACGCGCAGGCGCGGCGCTTCGTGCAGGACGTCGACAGCGCCGCCGTGATGGTGAACGCCAGCCCCCGCTTCAACGACGGCGCGCAGCTCGGCCTCGGCGCGGAGGTCGCCATCAGCACCCAGAAGCTGCACGCGCGCGGCCCGATGGCCCTGGCGGAACTCACCACGAACAAATGGGTGGTGCGCGGCGACGGCCAGACCCGCGCCTGA
- the rpiA gene encoding ribose 5-phosphate isomerase A yields the protein MDLEALKKDAALRAVTFIRSGMRVGLGTGSTAKYAIEELGRKVTSGELTGITAVATSEASDALARAVGITVEDLDPRPFDVAIDGADEIDPQLNLIKGLGGALLREKLVEIQAREFIVIADHTKIVTALGEKAPLPIEVAQFGVVSTTERLRALGATGELRMNGDRPFVTDNGNFIFHARFPAGHDLTAAERSLKGTLGVVDTGLFIGMATRAFVAAPEGVRELHR from the coding sequence ATGGACCTCGAAGCGCTCAAAAAGGACGCCGCGCTGCGCGCCGTCACGTTCATCCGCAGCGGCATGCGCGTCGGCCTCGGCACCGGCAGCACCGCCAAGTACGCCATCGAGGAACTGGGGCGCAAGGTCACGAGCGGCGAGCTGACCGGCATCACCGCCGTCGCCACCAGCGAAGCCAGCGACGCCCTCGCCCGAGCGGTCGGCATCACCGTCGAAGACCTCGACCCGCGCCCATTCGACGTCGCCATCGACGGCGCCGACGAGATCGACCCGCAACTCAACCTCATCAAGGGCCTCGGCGGCGCGCTGCTGCGCGAGAAACTCGTGGAAATCCAGGCGCGCGAGTTCATCGTCATCGCCGACCACACCAAGATCGTCACGGCGCTCGGCGAAAAGGCCCCGCTGCCCATCGAGGTCGCGCAGTTCGGCGTGGTCAGCACCACCGAGCGCCTGCGCGCACTCGGCGCGACCGGCGAACTCCGCATGAACGGCGACCGGCCGTTCGTGACCGACAACGGCAACTTCATCTTCCACGCGCGCTTCCCGGCCGGGCATGACCTCACCGCCGCCGAGCGGTCCCTGAAAGGCACCCTCGGCGTCGTCGATACGGGCCTGTTCATCGGCATGGCCACGCGCGCGTTCGTCGCTGCGCCCGAAGGCGTGCGCGAACTCCACCGCTGA
- a CDS encoding SDR family oxidoreductase, protein MTTPDPSLHGQVALVTGATNGIGKVIARDLAARGARVYIVGRDADKTARVARDLQQATGGDVRTILGDLSVQADVRRVAREYRAAEPRLHILVNNAGAFYRARQETRDGIEMTFALNHLAYFLLTQELLPVLTATPGARIVNTSSMAHTMTRLRWHDPEFKLGYRGWSAYAQSKLANVLFTRELARRLRGTDVTVNAFHPGLVRSGFAHNNQGLTSALWGLLRPFSVTEEQGARTAVYLATSADVAGLSGLYFTNEHVAPVSAEALDDAAAERLWRLSETYVQPVH, encoded by the coding sequence ATGACCACTCCGGACCCCTCCCTGCACGGCCAGGTCGCGCTGGTGACAGGCGCCACGAACGGCATCGGCAAAGTGATCGCGCGGGACCTCGCCGCGCGCGGCGCGCGCGTGTACATCGTCGGCCGTGACGCCGACAAGACCGCCCGCGTCGCCCGCGACCTCCAGCAGGCCACTGGCGGCGACGTCCGCACCATCCTCGGCGACCTGAGCGTGCAGGCGGACGTCCGCCGCGTCGCCCGCGAGTACCGCGCCGCCGAACCCCGCCTGCACATCCTCGTGAACAACGCCGGCGCCTTCTACCGCGCGCGCCAGGAAACCCGCGACGGCATCGAGATGACCTTCGCCCTCAACCACCTCGCGTACTTCCTGCTCACGCAGGAACTCCTGCCGGTCCTGACCGCCACGCCGGGCGCGCGCATCGTGAACACCAGCAGCATGGCGCACACCATGACGCGCCTGCGCTGGCACGACCCGGAATTCAAGCTCGGGTACCGCGGGTGGAGCGCGTACGCGCAGAGCAAACTGGCGAACGTGCTGTTCACCCGCGAACTCGCGCGGCGCCTGCGCGGCACGGACGTGACCGTGAACGCCTTCCACCCGGGACTCGTCCGCAGCGGCTTCGCGCACAACAACCAGGGCCTCACGAGCGCCCTGTGGGGGCTACTGCGGCCGTTCTCAGTCACGGAAGAGCAGGGCGCGCGGACCGCCGTGTACCTGGCGACGAGCGCGGACGTGGCGGGCCTGAGCGGCCTGTACTTCACGAACGAGCACGTGGCGCCCGTGAGTGCCGAGGCTCTCGATGATGCTGCCGCCGAACGCCTGTGGCGCCTGAGCGAAACGTACGTGCAGCCAGTCCACTGA
- the rpe gene encoding ribulose-phosphate 3-epimerase has product MCGVSRSPRLAPSILSCDFSRLGDELRAIQQGGADLVHVDVMDGLFVPNISFGLPILAAARRATDQYLDVHLMIEQPERYIDAFVQAGADGLTVHVEATRHLHRVVQQIRAHGRDAGVTLNPGTPLETLRPVLADVQRVLIMSVNPGFGGQAFIPSALDRIRAVRAWLDDVNPDAHLEVDGGVGPANIRALMDAGANEFVAGSSVFGADGPAEGLRRLREATQ; this is encoded by the coding sequence ATGTGCGGCGTGTCCCGTTCTCCTCGCCTGGCGCCCAGCATTCTGTCCTGCGACTTCTCCCGGCTCGGCGACGAGCTGCGCGCCATCCAGCAGGGCGGCGCCGACCTCGTCCACGTCGACGTGATGGACGGCCTGTTCGTGCCGAACATCAGTTTCGGCCTGCCCATCCTCGCTGCGGCGCGCCGCGCCACCGACCAGTACCTCGACGTGCACCTCATGATCGAGCAGCCCGAGCGGTACATCGACGCGTTCGTGCAGGCCGGCGCGGACGGCCTGACCGTGCACGTGGAGGCCACCAGGCACCTGCACCGCGTCGTCCAGCAGATCCGCGCGCACGGCCGCGACGCGGGCGTCACCCTGAACCCGGGGACGCCGCTCGAAACGCTGCGGCCGGTCCTCGCGGACGTGCAGCGCGTGCTGATCATGAGCGTCAACCCTGGCTTCGGCGGGCAGGCGTTCATTCCGAGCGCCCTGGACCGCATCCGCGCCGTGCGCGCGTGGCTGGACGACGTGAACCCCGACGCACACCTGGAGGTGGACGGCGGCGTCGGCCCTGCGAACATCCGCGCGCTCATGGACGCCGGCGCGAACGAGTTCGTGGCGGGGTCGAGCGTGTTCGGCGCGGACGGTCCTGCCGAGGGCCTGCGAAGGCTGCGCGAGGCCACGCAATGA